One Aminobacterium mobile DSM 12262 genomic window carries:
- a CDS encoding YfcE family phosphodiesterase has translation MFSRLGVIADTHGHADAWEKALNIWGNIDAILHAGDVLKSNLNTGLAQCINASSVPVLIAKGNSDFPRDQEELRWPILSPYVTVWWQGRMILVSHGNNFSQVRKLALLANADLVVTGHTHIGSLVREGYTFFLNPGSAALPRGRDPASVAIIEENEIRIVTLEGQLLHREEW, from the coding sequence GTGTTTTCACGTCTTGGAGTGATAGCTGATACCCACGGACATGCGGATGCCTGGGAAAAAGCATTGAATATATGGGGGAACATTGATGCCATCCTCCATGCCGGAGATGTTTTAAAAAGCAATTTGAATACAGGTTTGGCTCAATGTATAAATGCTTCGTCAGTACCTGTCCTTATAGCAAAGGGGAATAGTGATTTCCCAAGAGATCAGGAGGAGCTTCGTTGGCCTATACTCTCCCCGTATGTAACAGTATGGTGGCAAGGGAGAATGATTCTTGTAAGCCACGGGAACAACTTCTCCCAAGTCCGAAAGCTAGCGCTTCTAGCCAATGCTGATCTTGTAGTGACAGGCCATACTCACATAGGTTCTTTAGTCCGGGAAGGCTATACCTTTTTCTTGAATCCTGGAAGTGCTGCATTACCTAGAGGGCGAGATCCGGCAAGTGTGGCTATAATAGAGGAAAATGAAATACGTATAGTTACTCTTGAAGGTCAGCTTTTACATAGAGAAGAATGGTAG
- the secG gene encoding preprotein translocase subunit SecG has product MKVVLGVVHIILSIALMGAVLLQQRKEGGFSGFFGGGTQADFGGSQWQRLSALTKLTVVLTSLFMLSSFILVMMSK; this is encoded by the coding sequence ATGAAAGTAGTCCTTGGCGTTGTTCATATCATATTAAGTATTGCTTTAATGGGAGCTGTGCTTCTTCAGCAGCGAAAAGAAGGTGGATTTTCCGGCTTCTTTGGCGGGGGGACGCAGGCCGATTTTGGAGGAAGCCAGTGGCAGCGTCTCAGCGCTCTTACAAAACTTACCGTTGTTTTGACGAGTCTCTTTATGCTGTCTTCGTTTATCCTTGTTATGATGTCGAAATAA
- the rph gene encoding ribonuclease PH, with the protein MEERELRRDGRRIGELRSISFLRNYTRYAEGSVLACFGETKVICTASVEEKVPSFLRGTGQGWVSAEYAMLPRATAQRTFRSTTRGGVNGRSCEIQRLIGRALRSSVDLSLLGERMIWLDCDVIQADGGTRTAAISGSFVALFDALRKLWRNGIIESIPIRSFLAAVSAGKIHGTVCLDLCYEEDSSAEVDCNVVMNSKGELVEIQGTGEQGTFARSELNSMLDIVEQGIYKIMDIQARALSITSEERHACVGKNDYICER; encoded by the coding sequence ATGGAAGAGCGGGAATTACGGAGAGATGGCCGTCGAATTGGTGAGTTGCGCTCCATAAGCTTTCTAAGAAACTATACTCGATATGCTGAAGGTTCAGTCCTTGCCTGCTTCGGCGAAACGAAAGTTATATGCACCGCTTCAGTAGAAGAAAAAGTTCCTTCTTTTTTACGGGGAACGGGGCAGGGGTGGGTTAGTGCTGAATATGCCATGTTGCCTCGAGCTACAGCACAGAGAACGTTCCGAAGCACGACTCGTGGCGGTGTTAATGGGCGTAGTTGTGAAATACAAAGGCTTATAGGGAGGGCCCTGCGATCGTCAGTAGACCTTTCTCTTCTTGGGGAACGCATGATATGGCTTGATTGCGATGTAATTCAGGCAGATGGGGGAACCCGAACAGCTGCTATCTCCGGATCCTTTGTGGCTCTTTTTGATGCGCTGCGAAAATTATGGAGGAACGGAATTATTGAATCCATACCTATACGCTCTTTTTTAGCAGCTGTGAGCGCAGGGAAAATTCATGGGACAGTATGTTTGGATCTTTGCTACGAAGAGGATAGCTCTGCCGAAGTAGATTGTAACGTAGTGATGAATAGCAAGGGAGAGCTTGTGGAAATTCAGGGAACTGGAGAGCAAGGGACTTTTGCTAGATCGGAACTCAACTCCATGCTCGATATTGTAGAACAAGGAATTTATAAAATTATGGATATTCAAGCCCGAGCACTATCTATTACCTCGGAGGAGCGACATGCCTGCGTTGGGAAAAACGATTATATTTGCGAGCGGTAA
- a CDS encoding nicotinate phosphoribosyltransferase, whose protein sequence is MTKNGNLDSLEDLSSVQVRSDRLFSATHEEILSGLTSDVYFLKTRDVLRRAGKLHTPVVAEFFARSHGVFAGLPEAMQVLKDKKVAVYALQEGDPFAPKDVVMRIRGSYSEFGLYETVLLGFLASSSGWATAARQCVEAAEGKPVLCFGARHVHPAIASVMERAAVVVGGCTGASCMLGAKLANLEPTGTVPHAAVLIMGDTVELAKVYDAEVPEKEARIVLVDTFKDEAEESLRVAKALGDRLFGVRLDTPGERGGVTVELVKEVRYRLNLAGFTHVRIIASGGLTPDRIRVLSEAGVDSFGVGSYITHGAPRDMTMDLKVVDGVPVAKRGRLPGMIENPRLIRVQ, encoded by the coding sequence ATGACAAAAAACGGGAACCTCGATTCCCTTGAGGATCTTTCCTCTGTTCAGGTTCGTTCCGACCGTTTGTTTAGTGCCACTCACGAGGAAATTCTGAGCGGTCTCACATCAGATGTATATTTTTTGAAAACAAGGGATGTGCTTCGTCGGGCTGGGAAACTGCATACTCCTGTAGTCGCGGAGTTTTTTGCTCGTAGTCATGGAGTCTTTGCTGGTTTGCCTGAGGCGATGCAAGTCCTGAAAGATAAAAAAGTTGCTGTATATGCATTGCAAGAGGGAGACCCTTTTGCACCCAAAGATGTCGTTATGAGAATTAGAGGTTCTTATTCTGAGTTCGGATTATATGAAACAGTTTTACTTGGATTTTTAGCGAGCTCAAGTGGATGGGCAACTGCGGCTCGACAGTGTGTAGAGGCTGCAGAGGGAAAACCTGTTTTATGTTTTGGTGCTCGACATGTTCATCCAGCCATAGCTTCAGTTATGGAAAGAGCGGCCGTTGTTGTAGGAGGTTGTACAGGGGCTAGCTGCATGTTGGGTGCGAAACTGGCAAATCTTGAGCCTACCGGTACGGTCCCTCATGCCGCAGTGCTGATCATGGGAGATACTGTGGAGTTGGCCAAGGTGTACGATGCTGAAGTGCCTGAAAAAGAAGCTCGTATTGTACTCGTAGATACGTTTAAAGATGAAGCAGAAGAATCTCTTCGAGTAGCAAAAGCACTGGGCGATCGTCTTTTTGGTGTTCGTCTCGATACTCCTGGAGAAAGAGGCGGCGTTACTGTTGAGTTAGTGAAAGAGGTTCGGTATCGTCTCAATCTCGCAGGCTTTACCCATGTGCGAATTATTGCTTCCGGAGGTCTTACTCCCGATCGAATTCGTGTTCTTTCTGAGGCGGGAGTTGACAGTTTTGGTGTGGGAAGCTATATCACTCATGGTGCACCGAGAGATATGACTATGGATTTGAAGGTTGTGGATGGTGTTCCTGTAGCTAAAAGGGGAAGATTGCCAGGAATGATTGAAAATCCCCGCCTAATACGTGTACAATAG
- a CDS encoding N-acetylmuramoyl-L-alanine amidase family protein — MLAVEGKTVGEVPTRTQGRLTMVSIGTMGRLLNLSMTHKDDTLIVSQGRSKLQIVHKAAAVWLDVQLMPMAAPAILDNNQWWVESQSALNILQGLLQNSGSSSQLSWCGSSLDGCPSSRQGERGNADMSSSSTSASITSQQLQRGAQTQVEEVPSPPMIDLSPSAPCVLQAVRWGQYDEKTRVVFDYEGTVPPEILEKGNTVFVSFTTSEVATAQLVSPFPKEITVNVETAKDSCKISLGSQMGGSQKTFALSAPPRLVVDFYRSSKKASSPVNERPQAQDKPQKVIAEQRPLPPITGEKAGSLEKKLVVIDPGHGGKDPGAMANGLREKDLNLQFALCLAERIKKLGFNVRLTRENDVYLKLRERTDLANQWQADMFISVHANALPKGRHASGTEIYIMALPTDKDAMELALIENRELTGENGSESAAQVDQKTKMLLNILGNMQQNAKISESTDVAEYLFNAGKKQGLNMRRVAQAPFFVLRGASMPAVLIETGFLTEKSEAKRLASSSFQQQFADAIARGVAAYLKGR, encoded by the coding sequence GTGCTTGCAGTAGAGGGGAAGACAGTCGGAGAAGTTCCAACTCGTACGCAAGGAAGGCTGACTATGGTGTCCATAGGGACTATGGGGCGTCTTTTAAATCTTTCTATGACCCACAAGGACGACACTCTTATTGTTTCTCAAGGAAGATCTAAACTCCAAATTGTTCATAAAGCAGCGGCAGTATGGTTAGATGTACAACTTATGCCTATGGCAGCGCCAGCCATCCTTGACAATAACCAGTGGTGGGTAGAATCTCAATCGGCACTGAATATTCTTCAGGGGCTCCTTCAAAATAGTGGGTCTTCATCTCAACTTTCATGGTGTGGTTCAAGCCTGGATGGATGCCCTTCCTCTCGGCAGGGAGAGAGAGGAAACGCAGATATGAGCTCTAGTTCAACATCAGCTTCAATTACCTCTCAACAGCTTCAGAGGGGGGCTCAAACTCAAGTTGAGGAGGTTCCTTCCCCTCCTATGATTGATCTCTCCCCGTCGGCCCCCTGTGTCTTACAGGCTGTTCGATGGGGGCAATATGATGAAAAAACGAGGGTTGTTTTTGATTATGAAGGAACTGTGCCTCCAGAAATTTTAGAGAAAGGCAATACGGTTTTCGTCTCTTTCACTACTTCGGAGGTTGCTACTGCTCAGTTAGTGTCTCCGTTTCCAAAAGAAATAACTGTAAATGTAGAGACGGCGAAAGATAGTTGTAAAATTTCTCTTGGATCCCAAATGGGGGGTAGCCAAAAAACTTTTGCTCTTTCAGCGCCACCCCGTCTTGTTGTCGATTTTTATCGAAGTAGTAAGAAAGCGAGTTCCCCTGTAAACGAAAGACCTCAGGCACAGGATAAACCTCAGAAGGTCATAGCAGAACAACGGCCTCTTCCCCCAATAACGGGTGAAAAGGCAGGAAGTTTGGAAAAAAAATTGGTTGTAATTGATCCAGGGCATGGGGGGAAAGACCCGGGCGCCATGGCGAATGGATTGCGAGAAAAGGATCTTAACCTTCAATTTGCTTTGTGCCTAGCAGAGCGTATAAAAAAACTAGGATTTAATGTCCGTCTCACGAGAGAGAATGACGTATACCTTAAGTTACGGGAACGTACAGACCTTGCTAATCAGTGGCAAGCTGATATGTTTATTAGCGTCCACGCAAACGCTCTTCCCAAGGGACGTCATGCTTCTGGTACGGAGATTTATATTATGGCCTTGCCAACAGATAAAGATGCCATGGAACTGGCTCTTATCGAAAATAGGGAATTAACAGGAGAGAATGGTTCTGAAAGTGCGGCCCAGGTAGACCAGAAGACGAAAATGCTATTAAATATTCTAGGGAACATGCAACAGAATGCGAAGATAAGCGAAAGCACGGATGTGGCTGAGTATTTATTTAATGCCGGGAAAAAACAGGGCCTCAATATGCGTCGGGTTGCTCAGGCGCCTTTCTTTGTCCTTCGGGGGGCTTCCATGCCAGCCGTGCTTATTGAGACGGGGTTTCTAACAGAAAAAAGCGAAGCCAAAAGGCTTGCTTCTTCTTCCTTCCAACAACAGTTTGCCGATGCCATAGCGAGAGGAGTAGCAGCGTACTTAAAAGGAAGATAG
- a CDS encoding PHP domain-containing protein, with translation MILIDLHLHSTSSDGTLSPKELVSKAKGRGISVASLTDHDTTEGVETFLDACRQRGVRGISGVELSADFNGVMHILGYRFEPQSAVFQKHMKELREGRNERNSKICRKLTDLGVSISIEEVEAEAKGEVVARPHVARVLIKKGYVQSMSAAFERYLGRGAPAYVPRYRLSPSLCIEIIQEAGGVAVLAHPTQTTDDNGELVDILRRLKEKGLWGLECITPHHSSGQIFQFLRIADEMGLFPTAGTDYHGANRPSISMGIPVNEGFLPWARLGISL, from the coding sequence ATGATCCTCATAGACTTGCACCTCCATAGCACCTCTTCTGATGGAACACTTTCTCCGAAAGAGCTGGTATCGAAAGCGAAGGGTAGGGGCATTTCTGTTGCCAGCCTTACAGACCATGATACTACGGAAGGTGTTGAGACCTTCTTAGATGCTTGTCGCCAGAGAGGCGTAAGGGGTATTTCAGGAGTGGAGCTATCAGCTGATTTCAATGGAGTAATGCATATTCTTGGATATCGTTTTGAGCCTCAATCTGCAGTATTTCAGAAACATATGAAGGAGCTTCGGGAGGGACGAAACGAGCGAAACAGTAAAATTTGTCGTAAATTGACAGATTTAGGAGTGTCAATATCTATTGAAGAGGTGGAGGCAGAGGCGAAAGGAGAAGTTGTTGCTCGCCCTCATGTTGCTCGTGTGTTAATAAAAAAAGGATATGTTCAGAGTATGTCGGCAGCTTTTGAACGCTATTTGGGGCGTGGCGCTCCCGCATATGTGCCGCGGTATAGACTTTCTCCCAGCCTGTGTATTGAGATCATTCAAGAGGCTGGAGGGGTAGCCGTTTTAGCTCATCCTACCCAAACTACAGATGATAATGGAGAGCTTGTAGATATTCTCAGGCGCTTAAAAGAAAAAGGGCTTTGGGGGTTGGAATGCATTACCCCCCATCATTCCTCAGGGCAGATTTTCCAGTTTCTTCGGATAGCGGATGAGATGGGGCTTTTCCCCACGGCAGGGACCGACTATCATGGTGCGAATCGTCCCAGTATTTCTATGGGAATTCCTGTGAACGAGGGGTTTTTGCCCTGGGCGCGACTTGGAATATCACTCTAA
- the rplM gene encoding 50S ribosomal protein L13, translating to MASNRTYMATREKVVREWYVVDATDKPLGRLASQVAQVLMGKHKATYTPHVDCGDFVVIINAEKVKLTGNKRQNEKRYRHTGYSGGLKSQTYGEILEKKPERLLEMVVKGMLPKTRLKMHKKLKVYAGPNHPHSAQQPKPLEF from the coding sequence ATGGCGAGCAATCGTACTTACATGGCTACTCGCGAGAAAGTTGTGCGTGAGTGGTATGTAGTGGATGCCACCGATAAGCCATTAGGACGTTTAGCTTCTCAGGTAGCTCAAGTCCTTATGGGAAAACATAAAGCCACCTATACTCCTCATGTAGATTGTGGGGATTTCGTTGTTATAATTAATGCGGAGAAAGTTAAGTTGACAGGTAATAAACGCCAGAATGAAAAGCGATATCGTCACACTGGATACTCTGGTGGACTGAAGAGCCAGACATATGGCGAGATACTTGAAAAAAAGCCCGAGCGGCTTTTGGAAATGGTTGTGAAGGGGATGCTCCCGAAGACCCGTCTGAAGATGCATAAGAAGTTGAAAGTCTATGCAGGTCCGAATCATCCTCATTCTGCCCAGCAGCCTAAGCCGCTGGAGTTTTAA
- a CDS encoding TldD/PmbA family protein: MEFPNSNYVENSAFSLIEKALNRGAKGADILFYSGKSSSLSLRDGKPEQNRTGFFMGIGLRVIDADGRQGVAHMNVLDPASFENLVSWSWANCCSSEPDPWVTLYEQKPSYRDDLKLEDEAVSSITPEQRQESCLYMSQEASSKDKRILSIRSASWYDSIGKSFYMSSTGIRGWYNGTSVSAGLSLVMSDGVNLEMGGYGESCRFLSDLPLSRIVEEAVTQTAYILGGKPLKTGKYTLILSPEVSASFLSVIGELFLASNVHKNMSLYKGKLGKQEASSLLTITDDGLMPKKLGTAPFDGEGVPCQRTVLMEKGVIKNFLYNLKYGLKDGVPSTGNGARSFSSVPDVDVSNIYIEPGTLSQEDIFCSVRNGIYIMDLLGLHTVNPVSGDFSLGIKGVALHNGELSFPVSGMTIAGNLLDFLKKIVCIGNDLLFWGDTGGCTVVVEDVTAAGL, from the coding sequence ATGGAATTTCCCAACTCTAACTATGTGGAAAATAGTGCTTTTTCTCTGATAGAAAAGGCTCTGAATAGAGGCGCGAAAGGAGCGGATATCCTTTTTTATTCAGGAAAAAGTAGCTCTTTATCTTTGCGAGATGGTAAACCGGAACAAAACAGAACGGGCTTTTTTATGGGGATAGGATTGCGAGTCATAGATGCGGACGGTCGACAAGGTGTTGCGCATATGAATGTCCTTGACCCCGCATCTTTTGAGAACTTGGTATCGTGGAGCTGGGCTAACTGTTGTAGTTCCGAACCAGATCCATGGGTTACTCTTTATGAACAAAAGCCCTCTTACAGGGACGATCTGAAGCTGGAAGATGAGGCTGTTTCTTCTATCACCCCAGAACAACGACAGGAGTCCTGTCTTTATATGTCCCAGGAAGCGAGTTCAAAAGACAAGCGGATTTTGTCGATACGAAGCGCTTCTTGGTACGACAGCATAGGGAAAAGTTTTTATATGTCCTCTACAGGAATACGAGGCTGGTATAACGGAACCAGCGTTTCTGCAGGATTGAGTCTTGTTATGAGCGATGGCGTTAATTTGGAAATGGGAGGATATGGAGAAAGCTGCCGCTTCCTTAGCGATCTTCCGCTCAGTCGTATTGTAGAAGAGGCGGTAACACAGACAGCGTATATTTTAGGAGGGAAGCCTTTAAAAACGGGAAAGTATACCCTTATCCTTTCACCGGAAGTTTCTGCTTCTTTCCTCTCAGTTATCGGAGAGCTTTTTCTTGCTTCAAATGTTCATAAAAATATGTCTCTTTATAAAGGGAAATTAGGGAAACAAGAAGCAAGTTCTCTCCTTACTATTACTGATGATGGCCTTATGCCTAAAAAATTGGGGACCGCTCCTTTCGATGGAGAGGGGGTTCCCTGTCAACGTACGGTTCTAATGGAAAAAGGGGTTATAAAAAACTTCTTATATAATCTTAAATACGGCCTTAAAGATGGAGTCCCCTCTACTGGTAATGGAGCTCGAAGCTTTTCTTCTGTTCCAGACGTGGACGTTTCAAATATTTATATTGAGCCAGGGACGTTGTCACAGGAAGATATTTTTTGCTCTGTCAGAAACGGGATTTATATTATGGACTTATTAGGGCTTCATACAGTTAATCCGGTGAGCGGGGATTTTTCTTTAGGAATAAAAGGGGTTGCCTTGCATAATGGGGAACTCTCTTTTCCTGTATCTGGTATGACTATTGCCGGGAACCTTTTAGATTTTCTTAAAAAAATTGTATGCATAGGCAATGATCTTTTATTCTGGGGAGATACGGGAGGGTGTACAGTGGTGGTAGAAGATGTTACGGCGGCAGGACTTTAA
- a CDS encoding GerMN domain-containing protein, with the protein MVRKREQFEDDFEDDLMIRRNVDVDSGFSQPKARSRRGRRFADDDAPKKAPIVYRFIAWSALILLFFGIGYWGTSFAVKFLNKKKVITQADVVQNREEISQALTSEGVSGRKVSFPIYVPMSGEIVQKKIVVVSSLMEEDIQHVTQKIMEECGEPFRGGTVLHVFRNGDTAYLDMNSAFLSALNTLGQETSTLFITGIVRTVKENFSPVTKVRFLVEGKVPQSGASVNLSVPWELKS; encoded by the coding sequence ATGGTTCGAAAACGAGAACAATTCGAAGATGATTTTGAAGATGATTTAATGATACGCCGTAACGTAGATGTGGATAGTGGCTTCTCTCAACCAAAAGCTCGTTCTCGGCGGGGGCGGCGTTTTGCAGATGATGATGCGCCGAAAAAAGCGCCTATTGTCTATCGTTTTATCGCTTGGAGTGCTCTTATTCTCTTGTTTTTTGGGATAGGATATTGGGGGACGTCTTTTGCTGTCAAGTTTCTGAATAAGAAAAAAGTCATAACCCAAGCTGATGTAGTGCAAAACAGGGAAGAGATTTCTCAGGCCCTCACTTCTGAAGGAGTTTCTGGGCGTAAGGTTTCTTTCCCTATATATGTTCCGATGAGCGGGGAGATAGTGCAGAAAAAAATAGTGGTTGTTTCTAGTCTTATGGAAGAGGATATTCAGCATGTAACCCAAAAGATTATGGAGGAGTGTGGAGAACCTTTCCGTGGGGGGACCGTCTTACACGTTTTCCGTAACGGAGATACGGCATATCTTGACATGAATTCTGCTTTCCTTTCCGCTTTGAATACGTTGGGGCAGGAGACGAGTACTCTTTTTATTACTGGTATTGTGAGAACGGTGAAAGAAAATTTTTCACCCGTTACTAAAGTGCGTTTTCTTGTGGAGGGGAAAGTTCCCCAGAGTGGGGCATCTGTAAATCTTTCCGTTCCTTGGGAATTGAAATCTTAA
- the rdgB gene encoding RdgB/HAM1 family non-canonical purine NTP pyrophosphatase, producing the protein MPALGKTIIFASGNKNKYNEVAELLAPLKIRLVFGPSYASLDVEETAQTYMGNAFLKARSWADCCGLPALADDSGLEVRALNWSPGIRSARIAPTSSQRNQWLLQVLEGKDDRVAKYVAAFALCLPEEGQVWLTEGECWGNITWRVSGTGGFGYDPLFIPMGYTQTFAELPPEIKARISHRAIASYQLVHILQRQIW; encoded by the coding sequence ATGCCTGCGTTGGGAAAAACGATTATATTTGCGAGCGGTAATAAAAATAAATATAATGAAGTTGCCGAACTTCTTGCTCCTTTAAAAATAAGGCTTGTATTTGGTCCCAGTTATGCGTCTCTTGATGTGGAAGAAACCGCTCAGACCTATATGGGGAATGCTTTTCTCAAGGCGCGAAGCTGGGCTGATTGTTGCGGACTTCCGGCTTTAGCTGATGATAGCGGTTTAGAGGTGCGAGCGTTGAATTGGAGTCCTGGAATACGCTCAGCTCGAATAGCTCCTACATCTTCTCAACGGAACCAATGGCTTTTACAGGTTTTAGAGGGGAAAGATGACCGGGTGGCAAAATATGTAGCGGCTTTTGCGCTCTGTCTGCCTGAGGAAGGGCAGGTTTGGCTTACAGAAGGGGAGTGTTGGGGCAATATAACCTGGAGAGTTTCTGGAACAGGTGGGTTTGGATACGACCCCCTTTTTATCCCAATGGGCTATACGCAGACTTTTGCAGAACTTCCTCCTGAAATAAAAGCTCGAATTTCTCATCGGGCAATAGCATCTTATCAATTGGTACATATCCTTCAGCGGCAAATATGGTAA
- the ltaE gene encoding low-specificity L-threonine aldolase has translation MLFPIDFKSDTVTKPSEEMRRAMYEAEVGDDVYGEDPTVRRLEEKTAEITGKEEALFVASGTMGNLTSLLTHCGRGDGVILGALSHIYNYEGGGMSALGGLFPLLADDSSGILSPQEITALCLPRNVHHSPAKLLCLENTHNKCGGVAVPVESFENVVKQAREIHLPIHLDGARLFNAALAWGVDIKAFSSLVDSVQICLSKGLGAPIGSMICASKAFIDKARHWRKKLGGGMRQAGIVAAAGLYALEHNIERLADDHKHAQLIASVLEEAGLNVERKGRQTNMVFFSLPEQGPDAHSLIQSCAERGVYFTAMGARRLRLVTHLDVSQEQALRGAEIIVEEVRKI, from the coding sequence ATGTTGTTCCCTATCGATTTCAAGAGCGATACCGTGACAAAACCTAGCGAAGAGATGCGCCGTGCTATGTATGAAGCTGAAGTCGGTGATGACGTATATGGAGAAGATCCGACAGTGCGTCGCTTAGAGGAAAAAACAGCAGAAATAACAGGAAAAGAAGAAGCTCTGTTTGTGGCTTCTGGAACTATGGGAAATCTCACCTCGCTCTTAACTCATTGCGGACGAGGCGACGGGGTCATACTCGGGGCTCTCTCTCATATATATAATTATGAAGGGGGTGGAATGTCTGCCTTAGGCGGGCTTTTCCCACTCTTAGCAGATGATAGTTCTGGAATTCTGTCTCCGCAGGAAATTACAGCTCTTTGTCTCCCTAGAAATGTACACCATTCGCCTGCAAAGTTGCTATGTCTTGAAAATACTCATAATAAGTGCGGGGGAGTGGCTGTTCCTGTAGAAAGTTTTGAGAATGTTGTGAAACAGGCTCGTGAGATTCATTTGCCTATACATCTGGATGGGGCCCGACTTTTTAATGCGGCGTTGGCTTGGGGAGTAGATATAAAGGCTTTTAGTTCTTTGGTAGATTCGGTTCAAATTTGTCTCTCTAAAGGGCTCGGGGCTCCTATAGGTAGTATGATATGTGCTTCAAAGGCTTTCATTGACAAGGCACGACATTGGCGGAAGAAACTAGGGGGAGGCATGCGCCAAGCTGGAATTGTTGCAGCGGCTGGACTGTATGCTCTTGAGCATAACATAGAGCGATTAGCTGATGATCATAAACATGCACAGCTTATAGCGTCAGTTCTAGAAGAAGCTGGGCTTAATGTAGAACGTAAAGGAAGACAAACTAATATGGTCTTTTTCTCGTTGCCAGAGCAAGGTCCAGATGCCCATAGTCTTATTCAGAGTTGTGCTGAACGTGGAGTTTACTTTACTGCTATGGGGGCTCGTCGGCTGCGACTTGTTACTCACCTCGATGTCTCTCAGGAGCAAGCTCTACGCGGTGCTGAAATTATTGTTGAAGAGGTGCGAAAAATATAA
- a CDS encoding chemotaxis protein CheW: MEVAEKRSVTVEEIEGTGEEHIILVFSLDGEEFALGVNEVKEIVRVPPVITRVPNAPAYIRGVINLRGTIVPVFDMELKMGLTSKELTEDSRIVVVSWRDIQFGLLVDSVREVCTVYDSQIEQGSQLNTSMERKYLLGVVKQNGGRLVVLLDLVTLFDLDEVIAEETEEVAG; the protein is encoded by the coding sequence ATGGAAGTGGCTGAGAAGCGAAGTGTTACCGTAGAAGAAATAGAGGGGACTGGAGAGGAACATATTATCCTGGTTTTTTCTCTTGACGGAGAAGAATTTGCTCTTGGCGTTAATGAAGTGAAGGAGATAGTCAGGGTCCCGCCAGTTATTACGAGAGTTCCCAACGCCCCAGCGTATATTCGTGGCGTTATTAATTTGAGAGGCACTATAGTTCCCGTCTTCGATATGGAGTTAAAGATGGGGCTAACATCCAAGGAGCTCACAGAGGATTCAAGGATAGTTGTTGTTTCTTGGCGAGACATACAGTTTGGCTTATTGGTGGATTCCGTTCGAGAGGTTTGTACTGTATATGATTCTCAAATTGAACAGGGATCGCAGCTCAATACGAGTATGGAACGAAAATATCTTCTTGGAGTCGTGAAACAGAATGGTGGACGATTGGTGGTCCTATTAGATTTGGTGACTCTTTTTGATTTAGATGAAGTGATAGCAGAAGAGACAGAGGAAGTAGCAGGATAA